In Cumulibacter soli, one genomic interval encodes:
- a CDS encoding catalase, producing the protein MSVEGPRQDAGNTNPLTAAGGAPVWDGQNSLTAGPRGPMLLQDAWFLEKMAHFDREVIPERRMHAKGSGAFGTFTVTNDITKYSSAKIFSEVGKQTEMFARFSTVAGERGAADAERDIRGFAVKFYTEEGNWDLVGNNTPVFFFRDPLIFPDLNHAVKRDPKTNLRSAENNWDFWTNLPEALHQVTIVMSDRGIPASYRNMHGFGSHTYSFTNDSGERFWVKFHHRTQQGIKNLTDAEAAEIVGADRESHQRDLFDAIERGDFPKWKLCVQIMPEADALKVPYHPFDLTKVWPKGDYPLIEVGEWELNRNPENYFADVEQAAFNPAQVVPGISYSPDRMLQGRLFSYGDTQRYRLGVNHHQIPVNAARGATAVNSMHRDGAMRVDGNQGATPSITPNSYGRWVDQTQYREPKWQIEPWADRFDHRADDQDYFSQPGVLFRDKMSAEQKQALFENTARAISGASRETIERHIANCTKADPAYGEGVRKAIEALEAAS; encoded by the coding sequence ATGAGCGTTGAAGGACCCCGTCAGGACGCCGGAAACACCAATCCACTGACCGCAGCGGGCGGTGCACCGGTATGGGACGGTCAGAACAGCCTGACAGCAGGACCGCGGGGGCCGATGCTGCTGCAGGACGCATGGTTCTTGGAAAAGATGGCGCACTTCGATCGCGAGGTCATTCCGGAGCGCCGCATGCATGCGAAGGGCTCCGGCGCGTTCGGTACGTTCACGGTGACCAACGACATCACCAAGTACTCCTCCGCGAAGATCTTCTCCGAAGTCGGCAAGCAGACCGAGATGTTCGCGCGATTTTCCACCGTCGCCGGTGAGCGCGGCGCCGCAGACGCCGAGCGTGATATCCGCGGCTTCGCGGTGAAGTTCTACACCGAAGAGGGCAACTGGGACCTGGTGGGTAACAACACGCCGGTGTTCTTCTTCCGCGATCCGCTGATCTTCCCGGATCTCAACCACGCCGTGAAGCGCGACCCGAAGACCAACCTGCGCAGCGCTGAAAACAACTGGGATTTCTGGACGAACCTGCCAGAGGCGCTACACCAGGTCACGATCGTGATGTCCGACCGCGGCATCCCAGCGAGCTATCGGAACATGCACGGTTTCGGTTCGCACACGTACTCCTTCACCAACGACAGCGGCGAACGGTTCTGGGTCAAGTTCCACCACCGCACCCAGCAGGGCATCAAGAACCTCACTGATGCCGAAGCTGCCGAAATCGTCGGCGCGGATCGCGAGAGCCACCAGCGCGACCTGTTCGATGCGATCGAACGCGGCGACTTCCCGAAGTGGAAATTGTGCGTGCAGATCATGCCGGAAGCGGACGCGCTCAAGGTTCCGTATCACCCGTTCGACCTCACCAAGGTGTGGCCCAAGGGCGACTACCCGCTGATCGAGGTCGGCGAATGGGAACTCAACCGCAACCCGGAGAACTACTTCGCTGACGTCGAGCAGGCCGCGTTCAACCCCGCGCAGGTCGTACCTGGAATCAGTTACTCCCCCGACCGGATGTTGCAGGGGCGCCTGTTCTCCTACGGCGACACGCAGCGTTACCGGCTCGGTGTCAACCACCATCAGATCCCGGTGAACGCCGCACGTGGCGCCACCGCAGTCAACAGCATGCACCGTGATGGCGCGATGCGGGTCGACGGTAACCAGGGCGCGACGCCGAGCATCACGCCGAACTCGTACGGCCGCTGGGTCGACCAGACCCAGTACCGCGAGCCGAAGTGGCAGATCGAGCCGTGGGCCGACCGGTTCGACCACCGCGCCGACGATCAGGACTACTTCAGCCAGCCCGGCGTGCTGTTCCGCGACAAGATGTCTGCCGAGCAGAAGCAGGCGCTCTTTGAGAACACCGCTCGCGCGATCAGCGGCGCATCGCGCGAGACGATCGAGCGCCACATCGCAAACTGCACCAAGGCTGACCCGGCGTACGGCGAGGGTGTCCGTAAGGCAATCGAGGCGTTAGAGGCCGCAAGCTAA
- a CDS encoding dihydrofolate reductase: protein MSIGLIWAQAHDRVIGRAGSIPWHVPEDLRHFKDITAAARVVMGRRTWDSLPERFRPLPGRDNVVITRQPTWRGAGARVVHSLDHALAEADGDVWVIGGAEVYQDALRVADILEVTELDLDISGDTRAPVITSDWVLSAQSPDAGWHRSSSGLEYRFLTYRRAA from the coding sequence ATGAGCATCGGACTGATCTGGGCGCAAGCACACGATCGCGTCATCGGGCGTGCAGGTTCGATCCCGTGGCACGTTCCCGAAGACCTGCGTCACTTCAAAGACATCACGGCCGCAGCGCGCGTCGTGATGGGCCGGCGCACCTGGGACTCGCTGCCGGAGCGCTTCCGACCGTTGCCTGGGCGCGACAATGTCGTCATCACGCGACAGCCCACCTGGCGGGGCGCTGGCGCGCGCGTCGTGCACTCGCTCGATCACGCGCTCGCCGAGGCAGACGGTGACGTCTGGGTCATCGGCGGTGCCGAGGTGTACCAAGACGCGCTCAGGGTGGCCGACATCCTGGAGGTCACCGAACTTGATCTCGACATCTCCGGAGACACCCGCGCACCGGTGATCACCTCGGACTGGGTGCTGAGCGCGCAGTCGCCGGATGCCGGTTGGCACCGGTCCTCCAGCGGCCTCGAATACCGGTTCTTGACCTATCGCCGCGCGGCGTGA
- a CDS encoding thymidylate synthase has product MQTQIPTPYEDLLRLVLETGTPKTDRTGTGTRSVFGHQLRYDLRDGFPLLTTKRVHFKSVALELLWFLRGDSNVRWLQDRGVSIWDEWADENGDLGPVYGVQWRSWPTPNGGHIDQIEKVVSQLTANPDSRRHIVTAWNPAEVDQMALPPCHALFQLYVAEGRLSCQLYQRSADLFLGVPFNIASYALLTHMLAAQTGLDVGEFVWTGGDCHIYDNHVDQVREQLTRAPRPYPTLILGNAPSIFEYQYEDIQVVGYDPHPAISAPIAV; this is encoded by the coding sequence ATGCAGACGCAGATACCCACGCCGTACGAAGACCTGCTCCGGCTCGTCCTCGAGACCGGTACGCCCAAAACAGATCGCACCGGCACCGGCACTCGATCAGTCTTCGGCCACCAACTGCGTTACGACCTGCGTGACGGGTTTCCGCTGCTGACCACCAAACGAGTCCACTTCAAATCCGTCGCGCTCGAGTTGCTGTGGTTCCTGCGCGGTGATTCGAACGTGCGGTGGTTACAGGATCGCGGCGTGAGTATCTGGGACGAATGGGCCGACGAGAACGGCGATCTCGGACCGGTGTACGGCGTGCAGTGGCGCTCCTGGCCTACACCGAACGGCGGGCACATCGATCAGATCGAGAAGGTCGTCAGTCAACTCACCGCCAACCCGGACTCACGACGGCACATCGTCACGGCATGGAATCCTGCCGAAGTCGATCAGATGGCGCTGCCGCCATGCCACGCGCTGTTCCAGTTGTACGTCGCCGAGGGCCGACTCTCCTGCCAGTTGTATCAACGCTCAGCGGACCTCTTCCTGGGCGTGCCGTTCAACATCGCCTCTTACGCGCTGTTGACGCATATGCTCGCAGCCCAAACGGGCCTCGACGTCGGAGAGTTCGTCTGGACCGGCGGCGATTGCCACATCTACGACAACCACGTCGACCAGGTCCGCGAGCAACTCACCCGAGCCCCGCGCCCCTACCCCACGCTCATCCTCGGCAATGCGCCGTCGATCTTTGAATACCAGTACGAGGACATCCAGGTCGTCGGGTACGACCCGCACCCGGCGATCTCGGCGCCGATCGCGGTATGA
- a CDS encoding ClpP family protease, producing MSEQQRPASGLDDAMYQALFDVRTLVLGEPLEDWNSNRIVHGLILLSADDPSADIRLLINSPGGSVPGMLAIRDTMHAISNDVATINLGMAYSAGQFLLSAGARGKRYMMPHAKVLLHQGSAGIGGTAMDIAIQAEDLRDTRDTVLSLIAEDTGREVEVIERDSRRDRWFGATEALRYGFVDHIIDHLGEVLPSRRRSGMVAPT from the coding sequence ATGAGTGAACAACAACGCCCCGCGTCGGGGCTCGACGACGCGATGTATCAGGCGCTGTTCGACGTGCGCACCCTCGTGCTCGGTGAACCGCTGGAAGACTGGAACAGCAACCGAATCGTGCACGGGCTGATACTGCTATCGGCGGACGATCCGTCCGCCGATATCAGGCTGCTGATCAACTCACCCGGCGGATCGGTCCCCGGCATGTTGGCGATTCGCGACACGATGCACGCGATCAGCAACGACGTGGCCACCATCAACCTCGGTATGGCCTACAGCGCCGGGCAGTTCCTGCTCAGCGCCGGCGCCCGCGGGAAGCGCTACATGATGCCGCACGCCAAGGTGCTGCTCCATCAGGGGTCGGCCGGTATCGGCGGTACGGCGATGGACATCGCGATTCAGGCCGAGGATCTGCGTGACACCCGGGACACAGTGCTGTCGTTAATTGCCGAGGACACCGGCCGGGAGGTCGAGGTAATCGAGCGCGATTCGCGACGTGATCGTTGGTTCGGCGCCACGGAGGCGTTGCGATACGGGTTCGTCGATCACATCATCGACCATCTGGGCGAGGTGCTGCCGTCACGACGTCGCAGCGGAATGGTGGCGCCGACATGA
- a CDS encoding ClpP family protease — MSSYTIPYVTTASAAGERTTDIYSRLLADRIIYLGTAIDDGVANAVIAQLIHLESESPDQHVDLYINSPGGSIPAMLAIYDAMQFIRPQVHTTCVGQAAATAAVLLAGGAPGRRASLPHARVVIHAPAAEGRGSIPDLILEAEEVERVRSLLEGLLAQHTGRTPQQVRSDTERELVLSAPDAVNYGVVDDIMFARPEP, encoded by the coding sequence ATGAGCAGTTACACAATCCCGTACGTCACCACTGCCAGCGCCGCCGGCGAACGGACGACGGACATCTACAGTCGGCTGCTGGCCGACCGAATCATCTACCTCGGAACGGCTATCGACGATGGCGTCGCCAACGCGGTCATCGCGCAATTGATCCATCTAGAGTCAGAAAGCCCCGACCAGCACGTGGATCTCTACATCAACTCACCCGGCGGGTCGATTCCCGCGATGCTGGCGATCTACGACGCGATGCAGTTCATTCGACCACAGGTGCACACCACTTGTGTCGGGCAAGCTGCTGCGACGGCTGCCGTGCTACTGGCCGGCGGTGCGCCTGGTCGGCGGGCGAGCCTGCCGCACGCCCGGGTAGTCATTCACGCTCCGGCGGCCGAGGGGCGCGGAAGCATCCCGGACCTAATTCTGGAGGCCGAGGAGGTCGAGCGGGTGCGCTCGCTGCTGGAAGGACTCCTCGCACAGCACACCGGTCGCACGCCGCAGCAGGTGCGCAGCGACACCGAACGCGAACTGGTGTTGTCGGCGCCCGACGCGGTGAATTACGGCGTTGTCGACGACATCATGTTCGCCCGTCCCGAGCCGTAG
- a CDS encoding helix-turn-helix domain-containing protein has protein sequence MSNVLYFPERRDGADPEPLWRESVGAELRAQRHGRGERITDVARRAGIAPQYLSEVERGRKDPSSEVLAAVAGALEVRLADLTARAAQRLGSAPTCLAA, from the coding sequence ATGTCGAACGTCCTGTATTTCCCTGAACGTCGTGACGGTGCCGATCCCGAACCGCTGTGGCGCGAGTCGGTCGGCGCCGAACTACGTGCACAGCGCCACGGACGAGGCGAACGGATCACCGATGTCGCGCGCCGAGCAGGTATAGCGCCGCAGTATTTGTCCGAGGTCGAACGGGGCCGCAAGGATCCGTCCTCGGAGGTCCTCGCGGCGGTGGCCGGAGCTCTTGAGGTGCGCCTGGCCGACCTCACTGCGCGCGCCGCGCAGCGTCTCGGTTCGGCACCGACCTGCCTCGCCGCGTAA
- a CDS encoding patatin-like phospholipase family protein has protein sequence MAAEPLNLPRDLDVLRVLLERRDKGGSAGAHGDGHKVAIVVGGGGMRGGSTGGMVLALEEAGLTGCFDVAYGSSSGAFIAAAMIHGRGHAASRVFTEDMSAAEFINIRRLWRRSPVVSLDHLIGDILEHRKPIDWDEVLAHRTPMQIIVTDADTMQPVALRKLSTRERWEQAFKATSAVPGFAGGPVEIDGHRYVDGSVSEPLPAMRAIRDGATHVLALVSWSEEALLRHEDGRYAAMERRALNGIVSGLGGMAQGRLHYAREITAMTGSDARCYALANPVSTGVRSLTRDVPKLERDAALGYVTAQAALYRALTAPTETEN, from the coding sequence ATGGCTGCTGAACCGTTGAACCTACCCAGAGACCTCGATGTTCTTCGGGTGTTACTCGAGCGCCGCGACAAAGGCGGCAGCGCCGGTGCGCACGGCGATGGGCACAAGGTGGCGATCGTGGTCGGCGGCGGCGGAATGCGCGGCGGGTCGACCGGGGGAATGGTGCTCGCGCTCGAGGAGGCCGGGCTGACTGGTTGTTTCGACGTCGCGTACGGGTCGTCGTCGGGGGCTTTCATCGCGGCGGCGATGATTCATGGTCGTGGGCACGCCGCCAGCCGAGTCTTCACCGAAGACATGTCTGCAGCGGAATTCATCAATATTCGACGGCTCTGGCGACGCTCTCCAGTGGTCTCCCTCGACCATCTCATTGGTGACATCCTCGAGCACCGCAAGCCCATTGACTGGGATGAGGTTCTGGCACATCGCACCCCGATGCAGATCATTGTCACGGACGCCGACACGATGCAGCCCGTGGCATTGCGCAAACTGTCTACTCGTGAGCGCTGGGAGCAGGCGTTCAAAGCGACCTCCGCCGTTCCCGGCTTCGCCGGCGGACCAGTAGAAATTGACGGACATCGATACGTTGATGGCTCGGTGAGTGAACCGTTGCCCGCAATGCGGGCCATCCGTGACGGCGCTACGCACGTGCTGGCGTTGGTGAGCTGGAGCGAGGAAGCGCTGTTGCGTCACGAAGACGGCCGGTATGCCGCGATGGAACGACGCGCACTCAACGGCATCGTCAGCGGACTCGGTGGAATGGCGCAAGGGCGCCTGCACTACGCGCGAGAAATCACCGCCATGACCGGCAGCGACGCGCGGTGCTACGCGCTGGCAAACCCGGTCTCGACCGGTGTGCGCAGTTTGACCCGCGACGTGCCCAAACTGGAACGCGACGCCGCGCTCGGCTACGTGACCGCCCAGGCGGCGCTCTATCGTGCGCTGACGGCGCCGACCGAAACGGAGAATTAA
- the truB gene encoding tRNA pseudouridine(55) synthase TruB, producing the protein MVADIATGGLVVIDKSAGMTSHDVVARVRRIAGTRKVGHAGTLDPMATGVLVLGIGRATKLLGYVMGHDKTYCATVRLGERTTTDDRDGELTDAIDASAITENQIRDAFEAQVGLISQVPSAVSAIKVQGRRAYDLVRAGEQVELAAREVRIASIDITGIARGRRADIDIVVRCSAGTYIRAIARDVGSALGVGGHLTALRRTAIGAIDEAVALTVDELAHRVESGAGAVAVPLDDAVRRTFRIRELSGDEARELSFGRRIDAVGDPEEIVGAIDPQGRAIALVDGHGRAKVVFAPA; encoded by the coding sequence ATGGTTGCCGATATCGCGACCGGTGGGCTGGTCGTCATCGACAAGTCAGCCGGCATGACGTCGCACGACGTTGTCGCTCGAGTACGACGTATCGCCGGCACCCGAAAAGTCGGACATGCCGGGACCCTGGACCCGATGGCCACCGGAGTGCTCGTGCTGGGAATCGGACGAGCTACCAAACTGCTCGGATACGTGATGGGACACGACAAGACGTACTGCGCCACGGTCCGTCTGGGCGAGCGCACCACCACTGATGACCGAGACGGTGAACTTACCGACGCGATCGACGCATCTGCGATTACCGAAAATCAGATCCGTGATGCGTTCGAAGCCCAGGTCGGGCTCATCTCACAGGTGCCCTCGGCAGTGTCGGCGATCAAAGTCCAGGGCCGACGCGCCTACGACCTGGTACGCGCCGGTGAGCAGGTTGAGCTGGCTGCGCGCGAGGTGCGGATAGCTTCTATCGACATCACCGGGATTGCCCGCGGCCGGCGTGCCGACATCGACATCGTCGTACGGTGCAGCGCCGGAACATATATTCGCGCCATTGCTCGGGACGTGGGTAGCGCACTCGGCGTCGGCGGGCACCTCACAGCGCTGCGCCGCACCGCCATCGGCGCGATCGACGAGGCGGTCGCGCTCACCGTGGACGAACTCGCCCACCGCGTGGAGTCGGGGGCAGGTGCCGTCGCCGTACCGCTGGATGACGCCGTACGCCGTACCTTCCGGATTCGCGAGCTTAGCGGTGACGAGGCTCGTGAACTCAGCTTCGGGCGCCGGATCGACGCCGTCGGTGATCCCGAAGAAATCGTCGGCGCGATCGATCCGCAGGGGCGGGCTATCGCGTTGGTTGACGGCCATGGACGAGCGAAAGTCGTGTTCGCTCCGGCCTGA
- a CDS encoding thiolase family protein — protein sequence MTDQPVIVGAYRTPIGTAGRALATVDAPSLAAPLLRHLAAGIDREVAEVVLGNCMGPGGNVARVATLAAGLDDAVPALSVDRQCASGLAAIEVGARLVTDGHWPVLAGGVESASTAPWRYWPPVGENAPVRYQRAPFAPRADLDPDMGVAADLLAEQHGVSRQRQDELAARSHQRAWRSQRDGVFAEEIIAVGDLCVDQRPRPSMTAARLSRLPAAFRENGTVTAGNSCGINDGAAVVALAPEASGLPGMRVLGAASVGVDPRRPGIGLVPAVELALRRARLAMADIDVLEVNEAFAGQVLACYDALEVPEEFACAEGGALALGHPWGASGAVLMVRLFSQLVRSDSGRYGLAAVAAGGGQGTAIVLERVNG from the coding sequence ATGACTGATCAACCGGTAATCGTGGGCGCGTACCGCACGCCGATCGGGACCGCTGGGCGCGCACTGGCCACCGTCGATGCGCCATCGCTCGCCGCCCCACTGCTGCGCCACCTTGCGGCCGGCATCGACCGGGAGGTTGCTGAAGTGGTGCTGGGTAACTGCATGGGTCCCGGCGGCAATGTCGCGCGCGTCGCGACCCTGGCTGCCGGGCTGGACGACGCGGTGCCGGCGCTCAGTGTTGATCGTCAATGCGCCAGCGGATTGGCTGCGATCGAGGTCGGCGCGCGGCTCGTCACCGATGGGCATTGGCCGGTGCTCGCCGGTGGGGTGGAGAGTGCGTCGACCGCACCGTGGCGTTATTGGCCGCCCGTGGGCGAGAACGCACCGGTGCGGTACCAACGAGCCCCTTTCGCTCCGCGAGCGGACCTCGACCCCGACATGGGTGTGGCCGCGGATCTGTTGGCAGAGCAACACGGAGTGAGTCGCCAGCGGCAGGACGAACTGGCCGCGCGCTCACACCAGCGAGCCTGGCGCTCGCAGCGCGACGGTGTCTTCGCCGAGGAGATCATTGCCGTCGGCGACCTGTGCGTCGATCAGCGTCCGCGGCCGTCAATGACCGCCGCTCGGCTGTCGCGGCTACCGGCTGCCTTTCGAGAAAACGGCACCGTTACGGCAGGTAATTCGTGCGGCATCAACGATGGCGCCGCAGTGGTCGCACTTGCTCCGGAAGCGTCAGGCTTGCCTGGAATGCGTGTGCTCGGCGCCGCGTCGGTCGGTGTTGACCCTCGCCGTCCCGGTATCGGTCTGGTGCCCGCCGTCGAGCTCGCGCTGCGACGCGCCCGCCTGGCCATGGCGGATATCGACGTACTCGAGGTGAACGAAGCATTCGCAGGTCAAGTGTTGGCGTGCTACGACGCGCTCGAGGTGCCCGAGGAATTCGCTTGCGCCGAGGGTGGCGCCCTGGCGCTGGGACATCCCTGGGGTGCCAGTGGCGCAGTCCTCATGGTGCGACTGTTCAGCCAGCTGGTGCGCTCCGATTCCGGCCGCTACGGCCTGGCCGCGGTCGCCGCTGGCGGCGGGCAAGGCACGGCCATCGTCCTCGAACGCGTCAACGGGTGA
- a CDS encoding class I adenylate-forming enzyme family protein produces the protein MTSPPDPDLVHPERTGDPVSAVLRAHRSGHRLALATSGTTGTARVVVRTTESWFCSFEAYSELSGVEHSARVWVPGPLHSTMNLFASVHARAVGAQLVDSVAQATHACLTPAQLHQFTDRLRGIRITIAGDALTSRLRQYAEERGIAVAHYYGAAELSFVAAGADATDLRPFPGAQVECRDGEIWVRSPYVAEGYQHGAGSLRADQDGFFTVGDRGSWDGNRLRVQGRADVIVTAGATVVLAEVEAVLSAVASAPLALIGVPHPRLGSVLMAVLTSSADREPLARHARAVLRASHRPRRWLVRESLPMTEAGKVDRLALRRECAQQVGA, from the coding sequence GTGACCTCCCCTCCGGACCCAGATCTGGTCCACCCCGAGCGCACCGGCGATCCCGTCAGCGCCGTGCTGCGTGCTCATCGCAGCGGCCACCGATTAGCGCTGGCGACCTCGGGGACCACAGGCACAGCACGGGTGGTGGTACGCACCACCGAGTCGTGGTTCTGCTCGTTCGAGGCGTACAGCGAACTTTCCGGCGTCGAGCACAGCGCGCGGGTGTGGGTGCCGGGTCCGTTGCACAGCACGATGAACCTCTTTGCCTCCGTGCATGCACGGGCCGTGGGCGCGCAGCTGGTCGACTCCGTGGCGCAAGCCACGCACGCCTGTCTGACGCCCGCGCAACTGCACCAGTTCACCGATAGGTTGCGCGGCATTCGCATCACGATAGCCGGCGATGCTCTGACGTCGAGGTTGCGGCAGTACGCCGAGGAGCGCGGCATCGCCGTCGCGCACTATTACGGAGCCGCTGAACTGTCGTTCGTGGCTGCCGGGGCGGACGCCACGGACCTACGCCCGTTCCCGGGGGCGCAGGTCGAATGCCGCGACGGCGAAATCTGGGTGCGTTCGCCCTACGTCGCCGAGGGATACCAGCACGGGGCCGGAAGCCTGCGCGCTGATCAGGACGGCTTCTTCACGGTTGGCGATCGTGGGTCATGGGACGGTAACCGACTACGGGTGCAGGGGCGCGCCGATGTGATCGTGACGGCGGGAGCCACCGTGGTCCTCGCGGAGGTCGAAGCTGTATTGAGCGCGGTGGCGAGCGCACCGCTGGCCCTGATCGGCGTGCCACATCCGCGCCTCGGGTCCGTGCTGATGGCAGTGCTCACGTCATCGGCAGACCGTGAACCTCTGGCGCGGCACGCACGTGCAGTGCTGCGCGCAAGCCATCGTCCTCGTCGCTGGCTGGTGCGCGAATCGCTACCGATGACTGAGGCAGGCAAAGTTGATCGTCTGGCCTTGCGCCGCGAATGCGCCCAGCAGGTAGGCGCATGA
- a CDS encoding branched-chain amino acid aminotransferase, producing MSQLPVDLPSHLCAGLELQVVPNAQPATPEQRAAILADPAFGQKFTDHMVVVHWSEDAGWHDARLQAYQPFSLDPAAAVLHYAQEIFEGLKAYQRPDGSIVSFRPDANAERFNTSARRLAMPELPPEAFVAACDALVKVDRDWVPNGSEMSLYLRPFMFASEPFLGVRPSKEYVFCVIASPAAGYFGGGVSGVSVYASEDYVRAVPGGTGEAKCGGNYAASLLAQAQAADEGCDQVVWLDGVERKYVEEMGGMNLFFVYGADPDNVEIVTPDLSGSLLPGITRRSLLQAAADLGITATERKLSLEQWRADVASGSMTETFACGTAAVITPVYTCKARTGDFVIGTEPGAVTMRLRDHLLGVQHGSTEDRHGWIHTIG from the coding sequence ATGTCTCAACTACCTGTCGATTTGCCAAGCCACCTCTGCGCGGGGCTGGAACTGCAGGTAGTGCCTAATGCGCAGCCGGCCACACCCGAGCAGCGGGCGGCGATTCTCGCCGATCCTGCATTCGGTCAGAAGTTCACCGACCACATGGTCGTCGTGCACTGGAGCGAGGATGCCGGCTGGCACGATGCCCGTCTACAGGCCTACCAGCCGTTCAGCCTTGATCCGGCCGCGGCCGTGTTGCACTACGCGCAAGAGATCTTCGAGGGGCTGAAGGCATACCAGCGTCCCGATGGATCGATCGTGTCGTTCCGCCCGGATGCCAACGCCGAGCGATTCAACACTTCAGCGCGTCGCTTGGCGATGCCGGAGTTGCCGCCCGAGGCGTTCGTCGCGGCCTGCGACGCACTGGTCAAGGTTGATCGGGACTGGGTGCCGAACGGTTCGGAGATGAGCCTCTATCTGCGTCCGTTCATGTTCGCCAGCGAGCCATTCCTCGGTGTCCGACCGAGCAAGGAATACGTCTTCTGTGTGATCGCTTCGCCGGCTGCCGGCTACTTCGGTGGGGGAGTCAGCGGCGTGAGTGTGTACGCCAGTGAGGACTACGTCCGGGCGGTGCCCGGTGGTACCGGCGAAGCCAAATGTGGTGGTAACTACGCCGCGTCGCTGCTGGCTCAGGCGCAGGCCGCGGACGAGGGCTGCGATCAGGTCGTGTGGTTGGACGGCGTGGAACGCAAGTACGTCGAAGAGATGGGTGGGATGAACCTCTTCTTCGTGTACGGCGCCGACCCCGACAACGTCGAGATCGTCACGCCGGACTTGAGCGGCTCGTTGCTGCCAGGGATCACCCGGCGCTCGCTGCTGCAGGCCGCGGCTGATCTCGGCATCACCGCGACCGAACGAAAGTTGTCACTCGAGCAGTGGCGCGCTGACGTCGCCAGTGGTTCGATGACCGAGACGTTCGCGTGCGGTACGGCGGCCGTCATTACGCCGGTTTATACCTGCAAGGCGCGCACCGGGGATTTCGTTATCGGCACCGAGCCCGGTGCGGTGACGATGCGACTGCGCGACCACCTGCTCGGCGTACAGCACGGCTCTACCGAGGACAGGCACGGCTGGATCCACACGATTGGGTGA
- a CDS encoding bifunctional riboflavin kinase/FAD synthetase: MSKMLRWRGVDNAPADWGRCVMSIGQYDGVHLGHQTLIGETVRQSVERGLPALVLTFDPHPREVLKPGSHPPILTPLRRKAELIEQCGVDALCVVPFTRDFARLSPQEFVHEALIARLHPAKVIVGENFTFGNKAAGTVETLAEFGSTFGFETEVLPLVNEGPHTISSTFIRSCVDAGDMRRASAALGRPHRIEGLVVRGDMRGRGLGFPTANLRPPMYSAIPADGVYAGWMTVRGEPRAASISVGTNPTYSGTERRVESYLLDFEGDLYGEQVQVDFIERIRPMVKFSSSEELITEIERDVVATRTILDRPA, encoded by the coding sequence ATGTCGAAGATGTTGCGCTGGCGCGGAGTCGACAATGCACCGGCCGACTGGGGCCGGTGCGTGATGTCGATCGGACAGTACGACGGGGTGCACCTGGGACACCAGACGCTGATCGGTGAAACGGTTCGCCAATCAGTCGAGCGGGGCCTACCCGCGCTCGTGCTCACCTTTGACCCGCATCCCCGTGAGGTTCTCAAACCCGGATCGCACCCGCCCATCCTGACGCCGTTGCGCCGCAAGGCCGAACTGATCGAACAATGCGGTGTCGATGCACTGTGCGTCGTGCCCTTCACCCGAGACTTCGCCCGGCTCAGCCCGCAAGAGTTCGTGCACGAAGCGCTGATCGCTCGACTGCATCCGGCGAAGGTGATCGTGGGGGAGAACTTCACCTTCGGAAACAAGGCTGCCGGCACTGTCGAGACGCTGGCCGAGTTCGGTAGCACCTTCGGTTTCGAGACCGAAGTGTTGCCACTGGTCAACGAGGGGCCGCACACCATCTCCTCGACATTTATCCGCTCGTGTGTGGACGCCGGCGATATGCGCCGAGCGAGCGCCGCGTTAGGCCGCCCGCATCGAATCGAAGGCTTGGTCGTACGCGGTGATATGAGAGGACGGGGTCTCGGGTTCCCGACGGCCAACCTTCGCCCGCCGATGTATTCGGCGATCCCGGCCGACGGTGTATACGCGGGCTGGATGACGGTGCGCGGTGAGCCGCGCGCAGCGTCGATCTCGGTCGGCACCAACCCGACCTACTCCGGGACCGAGCGACGCGTCGAGTCTTACCTGCTGGACTTCGAGGGCGACCTGTACGGCGAACAGGTGCAGGTCGACTTCATCGAACGCATTCGCCCGATGGTGAAGTTCTCCTCCAGTGAGGAACTGATCACCGAGATCGAAAGGGATGTCGTCGCGACCCGCACCATCCTGGATCGGCCCGCATGA